The Magnetococcus marinus MC-1 genome contains the following window.
TCCTTGTCCGACATGGTTTTTTACTCCTTCAGGCGCCATCCGCGCCGCACAATCCACACCGTTACGCCAAACAGCACCAACATAAAGCCCACGGCAAACCCCATGGCCAAGGTAAGATCGGTGGTTTGCAACCCTAAAATGGCATACCGATAGAGCCCCACTAAATGATAGATGGGATTCCACGTCGCCAGCGGTTGCCAACCCTGGGGCAGCATCGCCGCTGAGAAAAACACCCCGCCAAGATAGGTTAAAGGGGTCAACACAAAATTGCTCACCAACGAGATATCGTCAAAGGTTTTCCCCCACAATCCCGTGAGTACCCCAACCAAACCAAAAATCCCTGCCAATAACGCCGAAACCAGCACAAGCAGAGCCACATGTTCAATGTGAAAGGGTAGAAAAATCCGCGCCGCCAACAACACCACGCAACCCACCAACAATCCCCGCACCATCGCCCCCCCCACCATCGCCAGCACCACCTGCAAAGGGTGCAGCGGCAGCGCCACCAAATCCATGGGCAACATGCCGATATAGCGCATTTGGATTAAGGATGAGCTGGCATTTTGAAAGGCGTGTTGCACAATGCCCATGGCGGCCAAACCTGGGATTAAAAACTGTAGATAACTGATCCCTTCGGTGGGGCCAATACGGTGCCCCAAAGCCCCTCCAAAAACGGCAAAATAGAGCATGGCCGAGACCAAAGGAGCCCCGACGGTCTGCCCAAATACCCGCATAAAGCGGTGGCACTCCCGTTTAAACAACGACCAAGCCCCAAACCAACTGCTGGGGCGTGCTTGTGGTGTATGGTTCATGCCATCACCCCTCTGCGGTAAGTTGCAGATAAACATCCTCAAGCCGGGGAGGCTCCAAACGCAAATCCCGCACCCCATGGCCATGCTCTGCCGCCCAAGCCAACAACTGTGGCAAGGCTTGCTCATCCACGGTGCCGGACAACGCTTCACCGGCCACATCCCACTGCATCCCCACCGGCAACTGAGCAGGCTTAGCCACCCCCCCCTGCCACTGAATGGCCGCACGACGCCCGCCAAAGCTGTTCAACAACTGGCTCATGGGCGCACAACGCACCACCCGGCCATGGTTAATAATGGCAACCCGCCCCGCCAACGCCTGCGCCTCTTCCAGGTAGTGGGTGGTTAAAATAACCGTAACTCCCTCTTGATGCAGCTCACTGACAAAGGCCCACAAATCCCGCCTTAGAGCCACATCCACCCCAGCGGTCGGCTCATCCAGAATAATCAAGGGGGGTTGGTGGACCAGGGATTTCGCCACCGTCAAACGCCGCTTCATTCCCCCAGAGAGCTGCCGTGTACGCTTATGCGCATGCTCGGCCAATCCCAGCCGTTCCAACAAACGCTCCACATGCGCTGAGGCATCGCGAAAGCCATAATAACCAGCATGGTTGACCAGTACTTCACGCACCGTAAAAAAGGGGTCCAAAGCGATCTCTTGCGGGGTTATCCCAACCAACCGCTTGGTGGCCAGTGGATCTTGCTGCAAGGCGGTACCAAAGACCGCCACCGCACCGGCCGTGGCAGTGGTTATTTGCGCCACAATATTAATTAAGGTGGATTTTCCCGCACCATTGGGACCCAAAATGGCAAACACCTCTCCAGGCTCTACCCGCAGATCCACCCCATCGAGGGCCGTAATGCCCCCTTTATACCGTTTAACCAACCCTTCGACCAACAGGGCTGCTGCTGTTCCAGCCATGCGCTTAAAATCCTCTAGTTAGTACCATCCGCCACAACCCACCCGGCTGCTACCGTGTTGATACCCGCAAACACCCTAACAGATACCGACCCAAAACAGAACGGGCTGAGACAATGCAGCGTCTCAGCCCGTTCCTATAGGGTGTTGGATCTCTTGTTATTAGCTGCTCTGTTTTTTCTTACGCTCACGGCTAGCTTGCAGTTTTTCACTCAAGCCCACCTCTTCAGCCAACACACGCCGCCGCGCCGAATAGTTGGGGGCGGTCATGGGAAAATCTTTAGGCAAATTAAACATGGCGCGATAATCGGCCACATCCAACTTATGGGTGCGGGTCAAATGCCCTTTAAGGGCCTTGCAGGTCTTGCCGCAGATGAGACAGGTCACACTATCTTCCTGCACCGCTTGATCCACGGCCACCGCAGGTTGCAACTTGGTCAACCCGGTACGCTCTTTTTTGTTTAGGCCATCAACCCAACGGTCCAGATCCTCAGCAGTGGCGGCGTCAATATCCCCCAACGAACCCTTTTGGGACAACTCCTCTAGGGAGTTAAACACCTCACCAATTAGGCCGGTTAACTGCTCAGCCTCGATGGGGTTATTGCTTACATAGGACTGGATGATGCCGGCTGTGGTTTGAATCAGATCCCTTGACATGTATATCTCCCTGTCTGCTTTTTTTACTTGGATCGGTCTGGTAAACAGGCTTTCACCCAGATGTCGTCTGCCACCACATCTGTCCACACGTTTTTTTGATAGGCGTGCTTGGTTAAAAAGTCTGCCCGAGGGGATTGGCGCACCACTTCATTGGAATCGCCACGGTTTTTTATTTATAATCGTGGGCCATGGTCAATTCCTCCACAGCCTGCCTGTGCAACCCTTGCCACCAAATTAGCATGGCTACACCATTCCCCGCTTAGCTTCTATTTATAGCCTAACCTGAATCACCTTTCCAAGGAAGAAACCGCAACTTTTAACAGAAAAACGGTAAAGTCACCTCTTTGTTTCGACATGCTCTTCGTATCGCCCGACTCTTTCGATACAAAAAACGGCGTCTACCTGGGCAGACGCCGCATCTATTCTGACCTTTACCACTCCGCTGGGGCAGCGGCACACCCAGGGTGCCGTCGTCGATTTTGCGAAAACGCCTCCCCCTGCGCAACCAAGCAAACCTCAGCATGCCAGCATTGGGTTTGCATAAATCCTATCTTCGTTCCACGCCACGCATGAGGTGCCTCTCCTCTGCCGACCCCGTCCCTCTTCACAAGCCAAGCTTAAGGCACGCTTTAACCCAATTTTTCTGCAATGAGCATACCCCATACCAGCAGCGCCAAACCCACACTCATAAACACCGCAGCCGAACCCAAATCTTTGGCCCGCTTGGCATAAGCGTTCCACTCTGGACCGGCACGGTCCACCACGGCCTCCACAGCCGAGTTAAGCAACTCTGTAATCAGCACAATCAACAGGCTACCCACCAACAATGCCCGCTCTACCGCATCGCCCCCCACCAACATGCCGACAGGCATCATCAAAGAACAGAGTGCCACCTCCATCCGAAAAGCGATTTCGTGGCTCCAGGCCGCTCTTAACCCCTGCCATGAATAGCCCGATGCCCGTACCAAATGTAATAGCCCGCTCTCCTGCGCCTGTTTCATATTCGATCCCTCTTTATCCTTATTAATTTTCACCTTAAACCAAATCCATAACGCCTTTTAGGATAAACGGGATACTCGATTAGGGTTTAATCGTGCCATGGCCGTTGTCATCATCCCGACACAGAATCGCCCATTTAAGCGCATATTTCACTAAAAATTCGCCTACCTCCATCAACATTTCACATAAAAAATATTGGACATGCCGTTGCTTCCCCTAAAAGCCACCACACTCTGCCAAAAAAAGTGCGTCAAGAAGCTTGATCTTGCTGGGTTTGTTTAGCGACATCTTCGGCTATTTTGCGTTTAAAATAGCGTATAATCAGGTAAATTTTTATAGGAATAATAACCGCTGAACCCCAAGCTATCCACATAATACTCTGCATATCCAGCTTCACAAACCACCTCGTCGTTTAAAATCAGGGAGAATTGGTGTTATCATACACTGCCACTTAGAAAGTATATGCCGTAAAAGTTCCGTTACTTTGTCCAACCCCCCTCTTTGCAACCCTGCGGAAAACCGTCATGTCTACCCCAGCCCTACTGCTTTGCACCGATCTGGACCGCACCCTTCTCCCGAATGGGGGAAGCCCTGAACCCCATGGCGCACGCCACCGCTTCCAGCAACTGGTCAAGCAACCCCATATCCAGTTGAGCTACCTTTCTGGTCGTGACCACAGCGGTATGGAAGAGGCCATAAAAACCTACCAACTCCCGACCCCTCGTTTTATGGTCGCCGATGCGGGGGGAGCCATCTCTCTCTTTACCGACGGTCATTGGCAATCGTTGCCCGGCTGGCGTACCATTTTAGCCTCCACTTGGAGTTTGGAGCTGCGCCATCAAATTCCTCTTTTGCTCCGTGACCTCCCCCTCACCCCACGCTGTGTTGACCGCCAAAGCCGGTTTAAGCAGAGCTATAGCGTTGCCCCTGATTTAGACAAACAGCCCCTTATG
Protein-coding sequences here:
- a CDS encoding ABC transporter permease; this translates as MNHTPQARPSSWFGAWSLFKRECHRFMRVFGQTVGAPLVSAMLYFAVFGGALGHRIGPTEGISYLQFLIPGLAAMGIVQHAFQNASSSLIQMRYIGMLPMDLVALPLHPLQVVLAMVGGAMVRGLLVGCVVLLAARIFLPFHIEHVALLVLVSALLAGIFGLVGVLTGLWGKTFDDISLVSNFVLTPLTYLGGVFFSAAMLPQGWQPLATWNPIYHLVGLYRYAILGLQTTDLTLAMGFAVGFMLVLFGVTVWIVRRGWRLKE
- a CDS encoding ABC transporter ATP-binding protein → MAGTAAALLVEGLVKRYKGGITALDGVDLRVEPGEVFAILGPNGAGKSTLINIVAQITTATAGAVAVFGTALQQDPLATKRLVGITPQEIALDPFFTVREVLVNHAGYYGFRDASAHVERLLERLGLAEHAHKRTRQLSGGMKRRLTVAKSLVHQPPLIILDEPTAGVDVALRRDLWAFVSELHQEGVTVILTTHYLEEAQALAGRVAIINHGRVVRCAPMSQLLNSFGGRRAAIQWQGGVAKPAQLPVGMQWDVAGEALSGTVDEQALPQLLAWAAEHGHGVRDLRLEPPRLEDVYLQLTAEG
- a CDS encoding MucR family transcriptional regulator; this encodes MSRDLIQTTAGIIQSYVSNNPIEAEQLTGLIGEVFNSLEELSQKGSLGDIDAATAEDLDRWVDGLNKKERTGLTKLQPAVAVDQAVQEDSVTCLICGKTCKALKGHLTRTHKLDVADYRAMFNLPKDFPMTAPNYSARRRVLAEEVGLSEKLQASRERKKKQSS
- a CDS encoding diacylglycerol kinase, which produces MKQAQESGLLHLVRASGYSWQGLRAAWSHEIAFRMEVALCSLMMPVGMLVGGDAVERALLVGSLLIVLITELLNSAVEAVVDRAGPEWNAYAKRAKDLGSAAVFMSVGLALLVWGMLIAEKLG
- a CDS encoding HAD-IIB family hydrolase → MSTPALLLCTDLDRTLLPNGGSPEPHGARHRFQQLVKQPHIQLSYLSGRDHSGMEEAIKTYQLPTPRFMVADAGGAISLFTDGHWQSLPGWRTILASTWSLELRHQIPLLLRDLPLTPRCVDRQSRFKQSYSVAPDLDKQPLMEQISVRLKGLPIEQRWSRDEESGTRLLNIIPSGINKLTAIRMLQQHCAIDDSHTLFAGDSANDLSVFASSVPSILVGNADKSVREQALYQCQQAGVAQSLYLARENYADGICEGFHHFYGP